One window from the genome of Diabrotica virgifera virgifera chromosome 6, PGI_DIABVI_V3a encodes:
- the LOC126887312 gene encoding uncharacterized protein LOC126887312, translated as MNRCNPEPHFKIVETIEAGRSVLTVVPHKWIKNKILFWPPKNVKNLIKDVNSTPDITWNKIICRIKRNYYKNRIAAETELLEMSGGSATSSTDSEVLGEMKEKNKVRNTKKVTSQQNFETLFASSSSKFCSFQPIIPEETPEPVVESENIILETNFSDEAIISPEAIANAQFLNVIEQVSFYWKHLKLLL; from the exons ATGAATAGGTGTAATCCAG AACCCCATTTTAAAATCGTTGAGACGATAGAAGCTGGAAGGTCGGTCTTAACTGTTGTTCCACACAAGtggataaaaaacaaaattttattttggcCACCAAAAAACGTGAAAAATCTGATAAAGGATGTCAATTCTACTCCAGACATTACGTGGAATAAAATAATATGTCGCATCAaaagaaattattataaaaatcgcATTGCAGCTGAAACTGAACTTTTAGAAATGTCGGGAGGTTCGGCAACGTCTTCAACTGATTCCGAGGTTTTAggagaaatgaaagaaaaaaataaagtaagAAACACAAAAAAGGTCACTAGTCAACAAAATTTTGAAACTCTGTTTGCATCATCATCGTCAAAATTTTGTTCGTTTCAACCAATCATACCGGAAGAAACTCCTGAGCCTGTTGTTGAAAGcgaaaatataattttggaaACCAATTTTTCGGATGAGGCAATTATTTCTCCTGAAGCAATTGCAAATGCGCAGTTTTTAAATGTCATCGAACAGGTAAGTTTTTATTggaaacatttaaaattattactttaa
- the LOC126887313 gene encoding uncharacterized protein LOC126887313: protein MVQCSWTGGSRSNTEKCCIKNCKNILEVFFTIVQSSNKDFSKALLKKFIIGITRNAKKRSLTGGIRQSSIHRRKKSMVKKQRLSGNRKGVAQRQGENEIFYENEQSFNEEKEYDEDNDEYGMEKYEADGEDAIKEHDEVEEEDNNDTDTD from the exons atgGTGCAGTGTTCGTGGACGGGAGGAAGTAGAAGCAACACTGAAAAATGTTgtattaaaaattgcaaaaatattttagaaGTGTTTTTTACAATAGTCCAAAGTTCCAATAAAGATTTTTCGAAGGCTTTGttgaaaaaatttataattgGAATTACAAGAAATGCAAAGAAGCGTAGTTTAACTGGAGGCATCCGCCAATCTTCAATACATAGAAGAAAAAAATCAATGGTTAAAAAACAACGTTTAAGTGGAAACAGAAAAGGTGTTGCTCAAAGACAAG gcgaaaatgaaattttttatgaaaatgagCAATCATTTAATGAAGAAAAAGAATATGATGAAGATAACGATGAATATGGTATGGAAAAATATGAAGCTGACGGTGAAGATGCTATAAAAGAACATGACGAGGTTGAAGAGGAAGATAATAATGATACAGACACGGACTAA
- the LOC126887309 gene encoding uncharacterized protein LOC126887309 isoform X1 — METSETSDDGDQFIDEDIFKTEDTETQLLPCSSTELGNWAIRHNITHAALKDLLQIIKRQYDSSLFIDARTLLKTPKNTKKSCKVIQGGEYWHQGLDVCLTNTFKNLSKDMLIQLNVNIDGLPIYKSSKRQFWPILCSIYEMPDIQPMIVGIFHGNNKPLDINEFLEPFVEDVKRLQSNGLCVNGHMIHIKIRCFICDSPARAFIKGVVNFNGINGCLKCTTEGEYSYLSRTVVFPDIKCPLRTDAKFRSKHYGKHHKGQESPILKISEVDMVQDFIVADELHLLELGVMKRCLTGWKDGSMGFSSKLCARDIERISKHLISVKLPSEIHRSTRGLDCLAYWKGVEWRNFLNYIGIVILKDVLNTDVYKHFLLLFVAVRICSSDMYAENRSVAQLMFEKYIDDFKIIYGVQFITSNIHNLEHVVDDVNRFGQLFTISTYPFENTLFQLKKLLRQGNNSLQQIVNRIGERNLILSNDTKKTSLQPEIKKRGNVIKCYIYSHNFCLSNVFKNSWFLTNDNDIVQMNSASEKGGKIFIHGKSVKKKEDFFSYPIRSSNLHIYICNITNLNNMKLYLLENVVCKMVVIKYNESKIVFIPLLHTIKNKQNLNVN, encoded by the exons ATGGAAACCAGTGAAACATCAGATGATGGTGACCAGTTTATTGATGAAGACATTTTTAAAACAGAAGATACTGAAACGCAATTATTGCCTTGTTCAAGTACCGAATTAGGAAATTGGGCAATCCGACATAATATTACACATGCAGCTCTAAAAGATCTCCTACAAATAATCAAGAGACAGTATGATTCTAGTTTATTTATCGATGCTAGAACATTAttaaaaacgccaaaaaatacgaaaaaaagttgtaaagttatacaGGGTGGAGAATATTGGCATCAAGGTCTTGACGTTTGTCTAACGAAcacttttaaaaacttgtcaaaagaCATGTTAATACAGCTCAATGTAAATATAGATGGGTTGCCAATATATAAAAGTTCCAAACGTCAGTTTTGGCCAATTTTATGTAGCATATATGAAATGCCTGATATACAACCTATGATTGTTGGCATTTTCCATGGAAATAACAAGCCTCTAGATATAAATGAATTTTTGGAGCCTTTTGTTGAGGATGTTAAGCGGCTGCAATCAAATGGACTCTGTGTTAATGGGCATATGATTCACATAAAAATTAGATGCTTTATCTGCGATTCACCTGCACGGGCATTTATTAAAG GTGTAGTCAATTTCAATGGGATTAATGGATGCCTTAAATGCACTACTGAAGGCGAATATTCTTATCTTTCTCGAACTGTTGTATTTCCTGATATAAAATGTCCTCTTAGAACTGATGCAAAATTCAGAAGTAAACATTATGGTAAGCACCATAAAGGGCAAGAgtcaccaattttgaaaatttccgaAGTTGACATGGTGCAGGATTTTATAGTAGCAGATGAACTACATCTTTTAGAGCTAGGTGTGATGAAGCGTTGTCTAACAGGATGGAAAGATGGTTCTATGGGTTTCTCAAGTAAGCTATGTGCTCGTGATATTGAGAGGATCTCCAAACATTTAATATCTGTGAAACTTCCATCTGAAATTCATCGTTCCACAAGAGGATTAGATTGCCTGGCATACTGGAAAGGAGTAGAATGGCGCAATTTTCTTAATTATATTGGAAttgttattttaaaagatgtgTTGAACACTgacgtttataaacattttttacttctttttgttGCTGTTAGAATATGTTCTTCTGACATGTATGCTGAAAATCGTTCGGTTGCCCAATTaatgtttgaaaaatatatagATGATTTTAAGATTATTTATGGCGTACAATTTATTACAAGCAACATTCATAACTTAGAACATGTGGTTGATGATGTTAATAGATTTGGACAACTTTTTACAATATCTACGTACCCATTTGAGAATACATTATttcaactaaaaaaattattgcgCCAAGGAAATAACAGTTTGCAGCAAATTGTTAATAGAATTGGCGAAAGAAATTTAATATTGAGCAATGATACAAAAAAGACAAGTTTACAGCCAGAAATTAAGAAAAGGGGGAATGTTATCAAGTGCTACATTTATtctcataatttttgtttaagtaatgttttcaaaaattcatggtttttaacaaatgacaatgacattgtTCAAATGAATTCTGCATCAGAAAAAGGTGGTAAAATATTCATACATGGAAAATCTgttaagaaaaaagaagatttctTTAGTTATCCCATTCGATCATCAAATTTACACATATATATTTGCAACAttacaaatttaaataatatgaaacTTTATTTGCTAGAGAATGTTGTTTGTAAAATGGTTGTTATAAAATACAATGaaagtaaaattgtttttattcctcttctacacactattaaaaataaacaaaacttgaatgtaaattaa